In the genome of Quercus robur chromosome 3, dhQueRobu3.1, whole genome shotgun sequence, one region contains:
- the LOC126717127 gene encoding uncharacterized protein LOC126717127 isoform X2 — protein sequence MGLTYGNGFDLGSSSIANPFIKNDSIFNLYPPSKKPSPMRRNMPRARWTSAYVSTLHCEILSSFEQIPNFHFQHYRLFTLLYGPIIILWGRTIELSYLSCLLLCFEAPILKMKMGSSDFVLVGEYWVVFKAISAYFNIKDPDLMIDMVTGQDGLLLMSTLSTEKFSVLSSSA from the exons ATGGGCTTGACTTATGgtaatgggtttgatttgggttcTTCTTCAATAGCCAATCCCTTTATAAAAAATGACTCCATTTTCAATCTATATCCACCGTCAAAGAAACCGAGTCCAATGCGAAGAAATATGCCCAG GGCAAGATGGACTTCAGCTTATGTCTCCACTCTGCATTGTGAAATTCTCAGTTCTTTTGAACAGATCCCCAACTTTCATTTTCAGCATTACAGGTTATTCACACTTCTCTATGGACCTATCATCATCTTGTGGGGACGTACAATTGAGCTAAGCTATCTTAGTTGTCTGCTTCTTTGCTTTGAGGCTCccatattaaaaatgaaaatgggttcAAGTGACTTCGTTTTGGTGGGAGAGTACTGGGTGGTCTTCAAGGCTATAAG TGCATATTTCAACATTAAAGACCCAGATCTGATGATTG ATATGGTTACAGGGCAAGATGGACTTCTGCTTATGTCAACACTTTCCACTGAGAAATTCTCAGTTCTCAGTTCTTCAGCATGA
- the LOC126717127 gene encoding uncharacterized protein LOC126717127 isoform X1, whose protein sequence is MGLTYGNGFDLGSSSIANPFIKNDSIFNLYPPSKKPSPMRRNMPRYHYRARWTSAYVSTLHCEILSSFEQIPNFHFQHYRLFTLLYGPIIILWGRTIELSYLSCLLLCFEAPILKMKMGSSDFVLVGEYWVVFKAISAYFNIKDPDLMIDMVTGQDGLLLMSTLSTEKFSVLSSSA, encoded by the exons ATGGGCTTGACTTATGgtaatgggtttgatttgggttcTTCTTCAATAGCCAATCCCTTTATAAAAAATGACTCCATTTTCAATCTATATCCACCGTCAAAGAAACCGAGTCCAATGCGAAGAAATATGCCCAG ATATCATTACAGGGCAAGATGGACTTCAGCTTATGTCTCCACTCTGCATTGTGAAATTCTCAGTTCTTTTGAACAGATCCCCAACTTTCATTTTCAGCATTACAGGTTATTCACACTTCTCTATGGACCTATCATCATCTTGTGGGGACGTACAATTGAGCTAAGCTATCTTAGTTGTCTGCTTCTTTGCTTTGAGGCTCccatattaaaaatgaaaatgggttcAAGTGACTTCGTTTTGGTGGGAGAGTACTGGGTGGTCTTCAAGGCTATAAG TGCATATTTCAACATTAAAGACCCAGATCTGATGATTG ATATGGTTACAGGGCAAGATGGACTTCTGCTTATGTCAACACTTTCCACTGAGAAATTCTCAGTTCTCAGTTCTTCAGCATGA
- the LOC126717124 gene encoding disease resistance protein RUN1-like, whose translation MALVELVRQQSQKLFYRICDEFDGFCYLENLRERSGTNAGVIELQETLLFEILRNTNLKVGNKSRGINMIKERLSFMRILLVLDDVDKRIQIENLLGRCDWFASGSKIIITTRDKHLAATLGNCCSTYSVKELDQDEALELFSMHAFQSNKPKDDYLELADRVIQYAKGLPLALVIIGADLYGRTKPEWRSAVEKYERIPNEEIKKILEISYVGLDKTEKDIFLDIACFFEGFPKEYVIDILDACNLYPIHGIQRLIDKCLITVGQ comes from the coding sequence ATGGCCCTAGTGGAATTGGTAAGACAACAATCGCAAAAGCTATTTTATAGAATTTGTGATGAATTTGATGGATTTTGTTATCTAGAAAATTTAAGAGAAAGATCGGGGACAAATGCTGGTGTAATCGAACTACAAGAGACACTTCTTTTTGAGATCTTAAGGAATACAAATTTAAAGGTGGGTAACAAATCGAGAGGAATCAATATGATAAAGGAAAGACTTTCATTTATGAGGATCCTTTTagttcttgatgatgtggataAACGGATCCAAATAGAAAATTTGCTTGGAAGATGTGATTGGTTTGCTTCTGGAAGCAAAATCATTATAACAACAAGAGACAAACACTTGGCAGCTACTCTTGGAAATTGTTGTTCAACCTACTCGGTTAAGGAATTAGATCAAGATGAAGCTCTTGAACTTTTTAGTATGCACGCCTTCCAAAGCAACAAACCCAAAGATGATTATTTGGAACTTGCAGACAGAGTTATACAATATGCCAAGGGATTGCCGTTGGCTCTAGTAATAATTGGTGCTGATTTGTATGGAAGAACTAAACCTGAATGGAGAAGTGCAGTAGAAAAGTATGAAAGAATTcctaatgaagaaataaaaaaaatacttgaaatAAGTTATGTAGGATTGgataaaactgaaaaagatatTTTCCTTGATATTGCATGCTTCTTTGAGGGATTTCCTAAGGAGTATGTCATTGATATACTGGATGCTTGCAATTTATATCCAATTCATGGAATTCAAAGACTTATCGATAAGTGCCTAATAACCGTTGGTCAATAA